One Micromonospora craniellae genomic region harbors:
- a CDS encoding HAD family hydrolase, translated as MPSSQPRSAAYIDAELRNAGGTVKPNPRFYAKVAEAAGSAPAKIVFVGDTLAKDVTGPRASGMRAVLVNAGPPPQGCPEDVPVITHVAGLPPLLERWP; from the coding sequence TTGCCCAGCTCACAGCCCAGATCCGCCGCCTATATCGACGCCGAGCTGCGGAACGCAGGCGGTACGGTCAAGCCAAATCCCCGCTTCTACGCGAAAGTCGCGGAGGCCGCTGGTAGTGCACCAGCGAAGATTGTCTTCGTCGGCGACACTCTCGCCAAGGATGTCACCGGCCCGCGTGCCTCTGGCATGCGTGCAGTGCTGGTGAACGCTGGCCCGCCCCCGCAGGGATGTCCCGAAGACGTCCCGGTGATCACCCACGTCGCCGGGCTGCCTCCGCTGCTGGAGAGATGGCCATGA
- a CDS encoding IS1634 family transposase translates to MYVKASTRKTRDGQTIRYLQLAHNEWDPAAKASKTRVLYSFGREDQLDVAGIRRLVDALSRLLAPADALAAAAPAGLSFVESRSLGGAWLLDGLWRRLRIDTVLRPLVGSSRREVDVERVLFALVANRALAPSSKLAAADWVCQDVYLPDLPHVTDDTCYRAMDQLIEVEPALTRGVYDQIADLLNLEVDLLFFDTTSTYFELDEADEPLWRDQQGRVVAEDDPAAVKQAGFRTHGKSKDSRDDLPQVVVGMAVTRTGIPVRVWCWPGNTSDSALIRQVKTDMREWSLARVVWVADRGFASAENRRFLQQGGGHYILGEKLRAGTSEADAALARQGRYATVAENLQVKEVNIDTDDRFVICYNPEAADRDAAVRQRLIAQLTDLIDDTDRLPATKRAELRGVISTKPGLNRFLRVTPKGLLRLDQAKVKAEQRLDGKYLLRCSDPTLSAEDIALGYKQLLEVERGWRDMKTTLDLRPVFHRREDRIRAHILLCWLALLLIRVAETETGRTWTAIRTEIDRLHLGVFTGPAGTFAQRTELSQPQKALLTKLKIAEPPRIFDATPATA, encoded by the coding sequence GTGTACGTGAAAGCGTCGACCCGCAAGACCCGCGACGGGCAGACGATCCGCTACCTGCAACTGGCTCACAACGAGTGGGACCCGGCCGCGAAGGCGTCCAAGACCCGGGTGTTGTACTCGTTCGGCCGCGAAGACCAGCTCGACGTGGCCGGTATCCGCCGCTTGGTCGACGCGTTGTCGCGGTTGCTCGCCCCGGCCGACGCCCTGGCCGCGGCCGCGCCGGCCGGCCTGTCGTTTGTGGAGTCCCGTTCGCTGGGCGGGGCGTGGCTGCTCGACGGGTTGTGGCGCCGGCTGCGCATCGACACCGTCCTGCGGCCGCTGGTCGGCTCGTCCCGCCGGGAGGTCGACGTCGAACGGGTGCTGTTCGCGCTGGTCGCCAACCGGGCCCTGGCCCCGTCGAGCAAGCTGGCCGCCGCCGACTGGGTCTGCCAGGACGTGTACCTGCCCGACCTGCCGCACGTCACCGACGACACCTGCTACCGGGCGATGGACCAGTTGATCGAGGTCGAGCCCGCGTTGACCCGCGGGGTCTACGACCAGATCGCCGACCTGCTCAACCTTGAGGTCGACCTGTTGTTCTTCGACACCACCAGCACCTACTTCGAACTCGATGAGGCCGACGAACCGCTGTGGCGTGACCAGCAGGGCCGGGTCGTGGCCGAGGACGATCCGGCGGCGGTCAAGCAGGCAGGGTTCCGCACCCATGGCAAGAGCAAGGACTCCCGCGACGACCTGCCCCAGGTCGTGGTCGGGATGGCCGTCACCCGCACCGGCATTCCCGTGCGGGTGTGGTGCTGGCCCGGCAACACCAGCGACTCCGCCCTGATCCGGCAGGTCAAGACCGACATGCGCGAGTGGAGCCTGGCTCGCGTCGTCTGGGTCGCCGACCGCGGCTTCGCCTCCGCCGAGAACCGCCGCTTCCTGCAACAGGGCGGCGGGCACTACATCCTGGGTGAGAAGCTGCGTGCCGGCACCAGCGAAGCCGACGCTGCGCTCGCCCGGCAGGGCCGCTACGCCACCGTCGCGGAGAACCTGCAGGTCAAGGAAGTCAACATCGACACCGACGACCGGTTCGTCATCTGCTACAACCCCGAGGCCGCCGACCGGGACGCCGCTGTCCGCCAACGGCTGATCGCCCAGCTCACGGACCTGATCGACGACACCGACCGGCTGCCGGCCACCAAACGCGCCGAGCTACGCGGCGTGATCTCCACCAAGCCCGGCCTGAACCGGTTCCTGCGCGTCACCCCCAAGGGCCTGCTGCGCCTCGACCAGGCCAAGGTCAAGGCCGAACAGCGCCTGGACGGCAAGTACCTGCTGCGCTGCTCCGACCCGACACTGTCGGCCGAGGACATCGCCCTGGGCTACAAGCAGCTCCTCGAAGTCGAACGCGGCTGGCGCGACATGAAGACCACCCTCGACCTGCGCCCGGTGTTCCACCGCCGCGAGGACCGCATCCGCGCTCACATCCTGCTCTGCTGGCTGGCCCTGCTGCTGATCCGGGTCGCCGAGACCGAGACCGGCCGCACCTGGACCGCGATCCGCACCGAGATCGACCGGCTGCACCTGGGCGTGTTCACCGGCCCCGCCGGCACGTTCGCCCAGCGCACCGAGCTGTCCCAACCCCAGAAGGCCCTGCTCACCAAGCTGAAGATCGCCGAGCCGCCCCGGATCTTCGACGCCACACCCGCAACCGCCTGA
- a CDS encoding HAD family hydrolase — protein sequence MGELTVSAVALDFGGTLSSSPGASPHGRDVVAALECLDWPCPTGLDDAVDSLRTNAQSAYRRGVHTPWESILAAAWLQVDAVLPDMAVVAEVLWRMVPDAVIDPRSAQAVRELRRSGRRLVLACNTQRPIAHRRRTLAAAELADCFDALVLSSEIGTCVPQLSVDIVGVAV from the coding sequence ATGGGCGAACTGACGGTGTCGGCGGTGGCGCTGGATTTCGGCGGCACGCTCAGCAGCAGTCCGGGTGCATCACCGCACGGACGCGATGTGGTTGCCGCGCTGGAGTGCCTTGATTGGCCATGTCCCACAGGGCTCGACGACGCTGTCGACAGCCTTCGCACCAATGCACAGTCGGCGTACCGGCGAGGTGTCCACACGCCGTGGGAGTCCATTCTCGCCGCCGCTTGGCTGCAGGTGGATGCCGTCTTGCCGGATATGGCCGTCGTGGCCGAGGTCCTGTGGCGGATGGTTCCTGACGCTGTCATCGATCCGCGTTCCGCGCAGGCGGTTCGTGAGCTTCGCCGCAGCGGACGGAGGCTTGTCTTGGCCTGCAACACCCAACGCCCGATCGCCCATAGGCGACGCACGCTGGCGGCTGCTGAGTTGGCGGACTGCTTTGACGCCCTCGTGCTCTCCAGCGAGATCGGTACCTGCGTTCCGCAGCTCAGCGTCGATATAGTCGGCGTCGCGGTGTGA